A window of the Cicer arietinum cultivar CDC Frontier isolate Library 1 chromosome 6, Cicar.CDCFrontier_v2.0, whole genome shotgun sequence genome harbors these coding sequences:
- the LOC101509419 gene encoding putative GEM-like protein 8: MNSAEAIESKETANPNMEDKKRATRRKNCSFACSIHQHVKLGPKLSETLKGKMSLGARIIQEGGRGNIFKHIFGMQEGEKLLKASQCYLYTTAGPIAGVLFISTKKVTFCSERPISYSSPEAQESVKVPYKVLIPIGKIKEVNEGQNVNEKKQKYIEIVTKDDSEFWFMGFLRYEKAFRNLEKAISMSI, translated from the exons ATGAATTCAGCTGAGGCAATTGAAAGTAAAGAAACTGCAAATCCAAACATGGAAGACAAGAAAAGAGCAACAAGAAGGAAAAACTGCAGTTTTGCATGTAGCATTCATCAACATG TAAAATTGGGTCCTAAACTATCTGAGACTCTAAAGGGTAAGATGAGTTTGGGTGCAAGGATAATACAAGAAGGTGGAAGAGGAAACattttcaaacatatttttGGTATGCAAGAAGGAGAGAAATTGTTGAAAGCTTCACAATGCTATTTATACACAACAGCTGGTCCTATTGCTGGAGTTCTCTTTATTTCCACCAAAAAGGTTACATTTTGTAGTGAAAGACCAATAAGCTATTCTTCTCCAGAAGCCCAAGAGTCGGTTAAGGTACCTTATAAG GTTTTGATACCAATTGGGAAGATAAAAGAAGTCAATGAAGGGCAGAATGTGAATgagaaaaaacaaaagtatATAGAAATTGTCACTAAGGATGATTCTGAATTTTGGTTTATGGGATTCTTACGATATGAGAAAGCTTTTAGGAATCTTGAGAAAGCTATTTCTATGTCTATTTAG
- the LOC101509746 gene encoding probable phosphoribosylformylglycinamidine synthase, chloroplastic/mitochondrial: protein MAAASEIGVSEFLQGTCRQTLFLVKKPQRQRTHLLWGNRSWVLDSTRKSLSLRCQAQENPRVVVSDGATSSVEQQSGLVEKPSVEVLHLYRVPFIQESAAAELLKEAQAKISNQIVDLQTEQCFNVGIGSQLSSRKISVLKWLLSETFEPENLGTESFLEKKFKEGLEKVIVEVGPRLSFTTAWSANAVSICQACGLTEVNRLERSRRYLLYTTGELQEHQINEFASMVHDRMTECVYIQKLTSFETSIVPEEFRYIPVMEKGRKALEEINLEMGFAFDDQDLEYYTKLFRDDIKRNPTNVELFDIAQSNSEHSRHWFFTGKIFIDGQPMNRTLMQIVKSTLQANPNNSVIGFKDNSSAIRGFQVKPLRPVQPGSSCPLDLTERDMDILFTAETHNFPCAVAPYPGAETGAGGRIRDTHATGRGSFVQAATAGYCVGNLNTAGLYAPWEDPSFTYPSNLAPPLQILIDASNGASDYGNKFGEPLIQGFCRTFGMRLPSGDRREWLKPIMFSAGIGQIDHLHISKGEPDIGMLVVKIGGPAYRIGMGGGAASSMVSGQNDAELDFNAVQRGDAEMAQKLYRLVRTCIEMGDKNPIISIHDQGAGGNCNVVKEIIYPKGAEIDVRSIVVGDHTMSVLEIWGAEYQEQDAILVKPESYELLKSISKREKVSMAVIGTISGDGRVVLVDSLATQKNLSNGLPPPPPAVDLELEKVLGDMPKKSFEFNRVVYEREPLDIAPGITAIDSLKRVLSLPSVCSKRFLTSKVDRCVTGLVAQQQTVGPLQIPLADVAVTAQTFTDVTGGACAIGEQPIKGLLDPKAMARLAVGEALTNLVWAKVTSLSDVKASGNWMYAAKLDGEGAAMYDAALSLSEAMIELGIAIDGGKDSLSMAAHSGSEVVKAPGNLVISVYATCPDITKTVTPDLKLEDDGILLHIDLSKGKRRLGGSALAQAFDQIGDESPDLDDIPYLKKAFEGVQELLAEELISAGHDISDGGLLVCALEMAFAGNRGLILDLNSQGNSLFQTLYAEELGLVFEVSKKNLSIVTDQLNRVGVSAEIIGHVTSTPSIKVKVDGVTCLEEKTSILRDMWEDTSFQLEKFQRLASCVDTEREGLKHRYEPSWELTYTPSFTDDKYMSAALKPKVAVIREEGSNGDREMAAAFHAAGFEPWDVTMTDLLNGVISLQEFRGIVFVGGFSYADVLDSAKGWSASIRFNEPVLKQFQEFYKRPDTFSLGVCNGCQLMALLGWVPGPQVGGVHGAGGDLSQPRFIHNKSGRFECRFTNVTIKDSPAIMFKGMAGSTMGIWTAHGEGRAYFPDEGVLDRVVHSDLAPVRYCDDTGNPTETYPFNVNGSPLGVAAICSPDGRHLAMMPHPERCFLMWQFPWYPKLWNVDKKGPSPWLKMFQNARDWCS, encoded by the exons ATGGCAGCTGCTAGTGAAATTGGGGTATCTGAATTCCTTCAG gGTACATGTAGACAAACATTGTTTTTGGTAAAGAAGCCACAGAGACAGAGAACTCATTTGCTTTGGGGTAATAGGAGTTGGGTTTTGGATTCAACTCGAAAATCATTGTCTTTGAGGTGTCAGGCTCAAGAAAATCCAAGAGTTGTTGTTTCTGATGGTGCTACTAGTTCAGTAGAACAACAATCTGGCTTAGTTGAGAAGCCTTCTGTTGAAGTTTTGCATTTGTACCGTGTACCGTTTATTCAAGAAAGCGCCGCTGCCGAACTTTTAAAGGAAGCTCAAGCAAAAATCTCTAATCAGATTGTGGACTTACAAACTGAGCAATGCTTTAATGTTGGAATTGGTTCACAGCTTTCAAGTAGAAAGATTTCGGTTCTTAAATGGCTTCTATCAGAAACATTTGAGCCTGAGAATTTGGGAACTGAAAGCTTTCTGGAGAAGAAGTTTAAGGAGGGTTTGGAGAAAGTTATAGTTGAGGTTGGTCCTAGGTTATCATTTACCACAGCTTGGTCTGCTAATGCTGTTTCAATTTGCCAAGCTTGTGGTTTGACGGAAGTTAATCGTTTGGAACGGTCGAGGAGGTATTTGTTGTACACTACAGGTGAATTACAAGAGCATCAAATTAATGAATTTGCGTCCATGGTGCATGATAGGATGACTGAATGTGTTTATATTCAGAAGCTAACATCCTTTGAGACTAGTATTGTTCCGGAGGAGTTTCGTTATATACCTGTCATGGAGAAGGGGCGAAAAGCATTGGAAGAAATTAATCTTGAGATGGGTTTTGCGTTTGATGACCAGGATTTGGAATACTACACCAAGCTTTTCAGAGACGACATTAAGCGTAATCCAACAAACGTGGAATTGTTCGATATTGCTCAGTCCAACAGTGAACACAGCAGGCACTGGTTTTTTACTGGAAAGATTTTTATCGATGGACAGCCTATGAATAGGACTCTTATGCAAATTGTGAAAAGCACTTTACAGGCAAATCCAAATAACTCAGTTATTGGCTTTAAGGATAACTCAAGTGCAATTAGAGGTTTCCAAGTAAAGCCTCTACGACCGGTTCAGCCTGGATCATCATGTCCATTGGATTTGACAGAACGTGACATGGATATCTTATTTACAGCCGAGACACATAATTTTCCATGTGCAGTGGCACCTTATCCCGGTGCAGAGACGGGTGCCGGAGGTCGCATTAGAGATACACACGCAACTGGAAGGGGTTCGTTTGTCCAAGCAGCTACAGCTGGTTATTGTGTTGGGAATCTCAACACAGCAGGGTTGTATGCTCCGTGGGAAGATCCTTCTTTTACTTATCCGTCGAATTTGGCACCGCCTTTGCAGATTCTTATAGATGCGAGTAACGGTGCATCTGACTATGGGAACAAATTCGGAGAGCCATTGATCCAAGGCTTTTGTAGAACTTTTGGAATGAGACTTCCTAGTGGGGATAGGCGGGAATGGTTGAAGCCTATCATGTTTAGTGCAGGCATTGGACAGATTGACCACCTTCATATATCAAAGGGAGAGCCTGACATCGGAATGTTGGTTGTTAAAATTGGAGGCCCGGCTTATCGTATTGGAATGGGAGGCGGGGCAGCCTCAAGCATGGTTAGTGGACAGAATGATGCAGAGCTTGATTTCAACGCTGTGCAACGTGGGGATGCCGAGATGGCGCAAAAGCTTTATCGTCTTGTTCGCACCTGTATTGAGATGGGGGATAAAAATCCAATTATCAGTATTCATGATCAAGGTGCTGGTGGGAACTGCAATGTTGTGAAGGAAATTATATATCCAAAGGGTGCCGAGATAGATGTGCGATCAATCGTGGTTGGTGATCATACAATGTCTGTTCTTGAGATTTGGGGCGCAGAGTATCAGGAGCAAGATGCAATCTTGGTGAAGCCTGAAAGTTACGAGCTCTTAAAATCAATATCTAAAAGGGAGAAGGTTTCGATGGCTGTGATTGGAACTATTAGTGGCGATGGTCGAGTTGTGTTGGTTGATAGTTTAGCAACTCAGAAGAATCTCTCTAATGGACTCCCTCCGCCTCCACCTGCAGTTGATCTTGAACTTGAGAAGGTCCTCGGTGACATGCCTAAAAAATCTTTTGAATTTAATCGGGTTGTGTATGAGCGTGAGCCACTTGATATCGCCCCCGGGATTACAGCAATAGATTCTCTAAAGAGGGTATTGAGTTTACCGTCCGTCTGTTCAAAACGCTTCTTAACATCAAAGGTGGATAGGTGCGTTACCGGTTTAGTGGCACAGCAACAAACTGTCGGTCCTTTGCAGATTCCCCTTGCTGATGTAGCCGTTACTGCTCAGACTTTTACTGATGTGACTGGAGGTGCATGTGCCATTGGAGAACAGCCAATCAAAGGTCTGTTAGACCCAAAAGCGATGGCTCGGTTGGCCGTTGGAGAAGCACTCACAAATCTTGTATGGGCAAAGGTGACTTCCCTTTCCGATGTTAAGGCAAGTGGCAATTGGATGTATGCTGCCAAGTTGGATGGAGAAGGTGCTGCCATGTATGATGCCGCCTTATCTTTGTCTGAAGCAATGATTGAACTTGGTATTGCTATTGATGGAGGAAAAGACAGCCTTTCTATGGCAGCCCATTCTGGAAGTGAAGTTGTCAAGGCTCCCGGAAATCTTGTTATCAGTGTTTATGCTACTTGTCCTGACATTACAAAAACTGTGACTCCAGATTTAAAACTTGAAGATGATGGTATTTTACTTCATATTGATTTGTCAAAGGGAAAGCGGCGATTAGGTGGTTCTGCTCTTGCTCAGGCATTTGATCAAATTGGAGATGAGAGTCCTGATCTTGATGATATTCCTTACCTTAAAAAGGCGTTTGAAGGTGTTCAAGAGCTTCTTGCCGAGGAACTTATCTCGGCAGGTCATGATATCAGCGATGGCGGGCTACTGGTATGCGCCTTAGAGATGGCATTTGCAGGTAATCGTGGACTTATTTTGGACTTGAATTCACAAGGTAACAGCCTTTTCCAAACACTCTATGCAGAAGAGCTTGGATTAGTTTTTGAGGTaagcaaaaaaaatttatctattgTTACGGATCAATTGAACCGTGTGGGAGTTTCAGCTGAGATCATCGGTCATGTTACTTCCACTCCATCGATCAAAGTTAAGGTTGATGGGGTGACTTGTTTGGAAGAAAAAACTAGTATTCTTAGAGACATGTGGGAAGATACTAGTTTTCAGCTGGAAAAATTCCAAAGACTGGCTTCTTGTGTTGATACAGAGAGAGAAGGACTTAAACATCGATACGAGCCCTCGTGGGAACTGACCTACACTCCTTCCTTCACCGATGATAAGTACATGTCTGCTGCTTTAAAACCTAAAGTTGCTGTGATTAGAGAAGAAGGCAGCAACGGAGACAGAGAAATGGCTGCAGCGTTTCACGCTGCCGGTTTTGAACCATGGGATGTTACTATGACAGACCTTCTCAATGGAGTGATCTCTTTGCAAGAGTTTCGCGGAATTGTGTTTGTTGGTGGATTTAGCTATGCCGACGTGCTCGACTCCGCGAAAGGCTGGTCCGCTTCCATAAGATTCAACGAGCCTGTTTTGAAACAGTTTCAAGAATTTTACAAGCGTCCAGACACTTTCAGTCTCGGCGTATGCAACGGTTGTCAGCTAATGGCTTTGTTGGGATGGGTACCAGGACCTCAAGTTGGAGGCGTGCATGGTGCTGGAGGCGACCTATCACAGCCTAGGTTTATTCACAACAAGTCCGGACGATTTGAATGCCGTTTTACAAACGTGACAATCAAGGACTCGCCAGCTATAATGTTCAAAGGTATGGCTGGTAGTACAATGGGTATATGGACTGCTCATGGTGAGGGAAGAGCTTATTTCCCAGACGAAGGTGTGTTAGATCGCGTCGTTCATTCAGATTTAGCTCCTGTGAGATACTGCGACGATACTGGAAATCCGACTGAGACATATCCTTTCAACGTGAATGGTTCTCCTTTAGGAGTAGCGGCTATTTGCTCCCCCGACGGAAGACATCTTGCGATGATGCCTCATCCGGAGCGTTGCTTTTTAATGTGGCAGTTTCCTTGGTATCCTAAGCTGTGGAATGTGGATAAGAAGGGACCTAGTCCTTGGTTGAAGATGTTCCAGAATGCTAGAGATTGGTGTTCCTGA
- the LOC101508776 gene encoding probable methyltransferase PMT18 yields MPKDYNGSPKHYSQLESKRNRLTWILGVSGLCILSYVMGAWKNTPTPINQSEAYSKVDCNIGSTQSNKGSSSNLDFASHHSLEINNQGGLQEFPPCDMTYSEYTPCQDPARGRKFDRNMLKYRERHCPTKEELLFCLVPAPPKYKTPFKWPQSRDYAWYDNIPHKELSIEKAIQNWIQVEGDRFRFPGGGTMFPRGADAYIDDINELIPLTSGNIRTAIDTGCGVASWGAYLLKRDIIAMSFAPRDTHEAQVQFALERGVPAMIGIMASQRLPYPARAFDMAHCSRCLIPWNKYDGMYLIEVDRVLRPGGYWILSGPPIRWKKYWRGWERTQEDLKQEQDSIEEVAKSICWKKVVEKDDLSIWQKPKNHIECAQTKQVYKTPHICQSDNPDMAWYQNMEKCITPLPEVGSSSKVAGGELEKWPKRAFTVPPRISSGSIPNINAEKFQKDNELWKDRMAHYKHITPIGQGRYRNIIDMNAYLGGFAAALLKYPVWVMNVVPSNSAHDTLGAIYERGFIGTYHDWCEAFSTYPRTYDLIHAGGVFGMYQDRCNITVILLEMDRILRPEGTVVFREGVELLTKIKSVTDAMKWKSNIMDHENGPFNPEKILVAEKTYWTGEAKDNHN; encoded by the exons ATGCCCAAGGATTACAATGGATCACCAAAGCATTATAGTCAACTTGAATCAAAGAGAAATAGACTAACATGGATTTTAGGTGTAAGTGGGCTATGTATTTTATCCTATGTAATGGGTGCATGGAAAAATACACCAACACCTATTAACCAATCTGAGGCATACTCAAAAGTTGATTGTAACATTGGATCAACTCAATCAAACAAAGGTTCTTCCTCAAATTTAGATTTTGCAAGTCATCATTCACTTGAGATAAACAATCAAGGAGGGTTACAAGAATTTCCACCATGTGACATGACATATAGTGAATACACACCATGTCAAGATCCAGCTAGAGGTAGAAAATTTGATAGAAACATGTTGAAATATAGGGAGAGACACTGTCCTACAAAAGAAGAGCTTTTGTTTTGTCTTGTACCTGCTCCACCTAAGTATAAGACACCTTTTAAATGGCCACAAAGTAGAGATTATGCTTGGTATGATAATATTCCACACAAGGAACTTAGTATTGAAAAAGCTATTCAAAATTGGATTCAAGTTGAAGGTGATAGATTTAGATTCCCTGGTGGTGGTACTATGTTTCCTCGTGGAGCTGATGCTtatattgatgatattaatgaGCTTATTCCTCTTACTAGTGGTAATATCAGAACTGCAATTGATACAGGCTGTGGT gTAGCAAGTTGGGGTGCTTATCTTTTGAAAAGGGACATCATAGCAATGTCATTTGCACCAAGAGATACACATGAAGCTCAGGTTCAATTTGCATTGGAGAGAGGTGTTCCTGCTATGATTGGCATCATGGCTTCACAGAGGCTTCCTTATCCAGCTAGAGCATTTGATATGGCTCATTGTTCTCGCTGCCTCATACCATGGAACAAATATG ATGGAATGTATTTGATTGAAGTGGATAGAGTTCTAAGGCCAGGTGGCTATTGGATTCTATCTGGCCCACCAATTAGATGGAAGAAATACTGGAGGGGTTGGGAAAGGACACAAGAGGATTTGAAGCAAGAGCAAGATTCAATTGAGGAAGTTGCCAAAAGCATATGTTGGAAGAAAGTTGTTGAAAAAGATGACCTTTCCATTTGGCAAAAGCCTAAAAATCACATTGAATGTGCACAAACTAAACAAGTTTATAAAACACCACACATTTGCCAGTCTGATAATCCTGACATGGCTTg GTACCAAAATATGGAAAAGTGCATAACACCATTACCAGAAGTTGGCAGCTCAAGCAAAGTAGCTGGAGGGGAACTAGAAAAATGGCCAAAACGTGCATTTACAGTGCCTCCAAGAATTAGTAGTGGTTCAATACCAAACATCAATGCAGAGAAATTTCAAAAGGATAATGAATTATGGAAGGATAGGATGGCACATTACAAGCATATTACACCTATTGGTCAAGGAAGATATAGAAACATTATTGATATGAATGCTTATCTTGGTGGATTTGCAGCAGCCTTATTGAAATATCCAGTTTGGGTTATGAATGTTGTTCCTTCAAATTCAGCTCATGACACTTTAGGTGCTATTTATGAACGAGGTTTCATTGGTACTTATCATGATTGGTGTGAAGCTTTCTCAACTTATCCAAGAACATATGATCTCATTCATGCAGGTGGTGTTTTTGGCATGTATCAAGATAG GTGCAACATTACTGTTATACTATTGGAGATGGACAGAATCTTGAGGCCAGAAGGTACTGTGGTATTCAGAGAAGGAGTAGAGCTTCTCACAAAGATTAAAAGCGTTACTGATGCAATGAAATGGAAGAGCAACATAATGGATCATGAAAATGGACCCTTTAACCCAGAAAAGATTCTTGTTGCTGAAAAGACATACTGGACTGGTGAAGCTAAAGATAATCATAACTAG
- the LOC101509094 gene encoding serine/threonine-protein kinase STY13-like — protein MLEGGAKFPIDLNKHNNNFYDFSQGFYHKLGEGTNMSIDSVGSLQTSNGGGSVAMSIDNSSVGSNDSHTRMLDHQGLKRRANDNYSVAHSVNRRGRVTHALSDDALAQALMDNNSPTEGLENFDEWTIDLRKLNMGEAFAQGAFGKLYRGTYNGEDVAIKILERPENDTAKAQLMEQQFQQEVMMLATLKHPNIVRFIGACRKPMVWCIVTEYAKGGSVRQFLTKRQNRSVPLKLAVKQALDVARGMAYVHGLGLIHRDLKSDNLLIFGDKSIKIADFGVARIEVQTEGMTPETGTYRWMAPEMIQHRPYTQKVDVYSFGIVLWELITGMLPFQNMTAVQAAFAVVNRNVRPILPNECLPILREIMTRCWDPNPDVRPPFTEIVAMLENAEIEVITTVRKARFRCCITQPMTAE, from the exons ATGTTGGAAGGCGGTGCAAAGTTCCCAATAGATCTCAACAAGCATAATAACAACTTCTATGATTTCTCCCAAGGCTTTTACCACAAGCTAGGTGAGGGTACCAATATGTCAATCGACAGCGTTGGTAGCTTGCAAACAAGCAATGGTGGAGGATCGGTTGCAATGTCTATTGATAACAGCAGTGTTGGGTCCAATGATTCCCATACCCGCATGTTGGACCACCAAGGGTTGAAGAGGCGTGCCAATGATAACTACTCTGTTGCACACAGTGTCAATCGTCGTGGAAGAGTCACACATGCATTGAGTGACGATGCTTTAGCTCAAGCTCTGATGGACAATAATTCTCCTACTGAGGGgcttgaaaattttgatgagtgGACAATTGATTTGAGGAAGCTAAATATGGGCGAGGCTTTTGCTCAAGGAGCTTTTGGGAAACTCTACAGAGGTACTTACAATGGGGAGGATGTTGCCATCAAAATCTTGGAGAGGCCTGAAAATGATACAGCGAAGGCTCAGTTGATGGAACAACAATTT CAGCAGGAGGTCATGATGCTTGCTACACTGAAGCATCCCAACATAGTTCGTTTCATAGGTGCATGCCGTAAGCCTATGGTGTGGTGCATTGTTACTGAGTATGCTAAAGGTGGATCAGTTCGGCAGTTCTTAACCAAGCGCCAAAACCGGTCCGTTCCTCTCAAACTAGCTGTCAAACAAGCCTTGGATGTTGCAAGAGGCATGGCATATGTTCATGGTCTGGGATTGATCCATAGGGACTTGAAATCTGACAACCTTTTGATTTTTGGTGACAAGTCAATCAAAATTGCTGACTTTGGAGTCGCCCGGATTGAGGTGCAAACTGAAGGAATGACCCCTGAGACTGGAACATACCGTTGGATGGCTCC AGAGATGATCCAACATAGGCCTTACACACAGAAGGTGGATGTATATAGCTTTGGGATTGTCCTGTGGGAACTCATCACAGGTATGCTTCCATTTCAGAACATGACAGCAGTACAGGCAGCATTTGCAGTTGTCAACAGAAATGTTCGTCCAATCTTGCCCAATGAATGTTTGCCTATTCTCCGTGAGATAATGACAAGATGCTGGGATCCCAACCCTGATGTCAGGCCACCATTTACTGAAATTGTAGCTATGCTTGAAAATGCCGAGATCGAGGTCATTACCACAGTTCGGAAGGCCAGGTTTAGGTGTTGCATAACTCAACCAATGACTGCGGAGTGA